In a genomic window of Salegentibacter salegens:
- the aroA gene encoding 3-phosphoshikimate 1-carboxyvinyltransferase, with product MNLKISNTKKHLTGTIKVTGSKSESNRLLILQALYPSLKISNLSNSDDTHYLQKALKNEDELIDIHHAGTAMRFLTAYFSTLEGREVVLTGSKRMTERPVKLLVDALKKMGADISYEKNEGYPPIRIKGKKLEAKTVSLEANISSQYISALMLIAPSLPNGLEINLEGKITSTPYIKMTLEILQRAGVTGTFEGNTITIEPTNKLEEQTLAVESDWSSASYYYSLAAISESAELKLSTYRKTSLQGDSCLAEIYKQFGVTTKFEGDHVILEKRPGSKPKHIEENLQNSPDIAQTIAVTCLALNVPCYLTGLHTLKIKETDRLEALKTEIEKFGSKVKATHNSLELLPQKDFSENVSVATYNDHRMAMAFAPLGLKVQFKIEDAEVVSKSYPGFWEDLEKLNFEIEKTSI from the coding sequence ATGAACTTAAAGATTTCAAATACCAAAAAACATCTTACGGGAACTATAAAAGTTACCGGCTCTAAAAGTGAATCTAACCGTTTACTTATTTTGCAGGCTTTATATCCCAGTTTAAAGATCAGCAACCTTTCCAATAGTGACGACACCCATTATTTACAAAAAGCTCTGAAGAATGAAGATGAATTAATTGATATTCATCACGCTGGTACCGCAATGCGTTTTTTAACCGCCTATTTCTCTACTTTAGAAGGAAGAGAAGTAGTTTTAACCGGAAGTAAAAGAATGACGGAGCGTCCGGTGAAATTATTGGTAGATGCTCTTAAAAAAATGGGAGCCGATATTTCTTATGAAAAGAATGAAGGCTATCCTCCAATTAGAATTAAAGGGAAGAAGTTAGAAGCTAAAACGGTAAGCCTGGAAGCAAATATTAGCAGCCAGTATATTTCAGCCTTAATGCTTATCGCGCCTTCTTTACCCAATGGACTCGAAATTAATTTAGAAGGTAAGATTACTTCTACACCCTACATTAAAATGACCTTAGAAATCTTGCAGCGAGCTGGCGTTACAGGAACTTTTGAAGGAAATACTATTACAATCGAACCGACTAATAAATTAGAAGAGCAAACCCTGGCGGTAGAATCAGATTGGAGTTCGGCTTCTTATTATTATAGTTTGGCGGCAATAAGTGAATCTGCTGAACTTAAATTGAGTACTTATAGAAAAACAAGTCTCCAGGGAGATTCCTGTTTGGCTGAAATCTATAAACAATTTGGGGTTACTACAAAATTTGAAGGCGATCATGTTATTTTAGAAAAACGTCCCGGCAGCAAACCAAAACATATAGAAGAAAACCTTCAAAATTCACCCGATATCGCACAAACCATAGCAGTAACCTGTTTAGCTTTAAATGTGCCTTGTTATTTAACCGGTTTGCATACCTTGAAAATTAAGGAAACCGACAGGCTGGAAGCTTTAAAAACGGAAATTGAAAAGTTTGGCAGTAAAGTGAAAGCAACCCATAACAGCCTCGAGCTTCTTCCGCAGAAAGATTTTTCAGAAAATGTTTCGGTAGCAACTTATAACGACCACCGAATGGCGATGGCTTTTGCGCCGTTGGGGCTCAAAGTTCAATTTAAAATTGAAGATGCCGAAGTGGTTTCAAAATCGTATCCCGGGTTTTGGGAAGATCTTGAAAAACTCAATTTTGAGATTGAAAAAACCTCAATTTAA
- the queA gene encoding tRNA preQ1(34) S-adenosylmethionine ribosyltransferase-isomerase QueA, whose protein sequence is MGMKLSHFNFELPDELLAEYPSENRDEARLMVLNRKEQTIEHKQFKDILDYFKPEDVMVLNNTKVFPARLYGNKEKTGARIEVFLLRELNPETKLWDVLVDPARKIRIGNKLYFGDDESLVAEVIDNTTSRGRTLRFLYDGSYEDFRKKLKDLGETPLPKYIKRDVEPEDQERYQTIYAKEEGAVAAPTAGLHFSKHLLKRLEIKGVDFAEVTLHVGLGTFSPVEVEDLSKHKMDSEEAFIEKKATQTINKAKLENRRVCAVGTTVMRVLESAVSSNHTLNEFGGWTNKFIFPPYDFSIANCMITNFHTPKSTLLMMISAFAGHDFMKRAYEEAVKEKYRFYTYGDAMLII, encoded by the coding sequence ATGGGAATGAAACTTTCACACTTCAATTTTGAACTTCCGGATGAACTTTTGGCAGAGTACCCTTCAGAGAATAGGGACGAAGCACGGCTAATGGTTCTAAACAGGAAAGAACAAACAATTGAACATAAACAATTTAAAGATATTCTGGATTATTTTAAGCCTGAAGATGTTATGGTATTGAACAATACCAAGGTATTTCCGGCGCGATTATATGGTAATAAAGAAAAAACCGGTGCCAGAATTGAGGTTTTTCTTTTAAGGGAATTAAATCCTGAAACCAAACTTTGGGATGTACTTGTAGATCCTGCGAGAAAAATTAGAATCGGGAATAAACTTTATTTTGGTGACGATGAAAGTTTAGTGGCAGAAGTGATAGATAACACTACTTCCCGCGGAAGAACGCTTCGTTTTCTTTACGATGGTTCTTATGAAGATTTCAGAAAAAAATTGAAGGATCTTGGGGAAACTCCGCTTCCAAAATATATAAAACGTGATGTTGAGCCTGAAGATCAGGAACGTTATCAAACAATTTACGCGAAAGAAGAAGGAGCTGTAGCGGCACCAACTGCGGGCCTTCACTTTTCTAAACACCTGTTAAAGCGTTTGGAAATTAAAGGAGTAGATTTTGCTGAAGTTACTTTACACGTAGGTTTGGGAACTTTTAGCCCGGTTGAGGTAGAAGACCTTAGCAAGCATAAAATGGATAGCGAAGAAGCTTTTATTGAAAAGAAAGCTACGCAAACCATCAACAAAGCAAAACTGGAAAACCGCCGCGTTTGTGCTGTAGGTACAACCGTAATGCGCGTGTTAGAAAGTGCGGTTTCTTCAAACCATACTTTAAACGAATTTGGAGGTTGGACTAATAAATTTATTTTTCCTCCTTACGATTTTAGTATTGCGAATTGCATGATTACCAACTTCCATACTCCAAAATCTACACTGCTTATGATGATCTCGGCTTTTGCCGGTCACGATTTTATGAAGCGTGCTTATGAGGAAGCGGTAAAAGAAAAATACCGTTTCTATACTTATGGAGATGCGATGTTGATCATCTAA
- the rlmN gene encoding 23S rRNA (adenine(2503)-C(2))-methyltransferase RlmN, translating into MKNKKKDIRALTKAQLQEFFVANGDKSFRGSQVYEWLWNKGAHSFEAMTNISKETREMLDENFVINHIRVDRMQRSSDGTIKNAVKLHDQLTVESVLIPTASRTTACVSSQVGCSLDCQFCATARLKRMRNLNPDEIYDQVVAIDNESRLYFDRPLSNIVFMGMGEPLMNYKNVMKAVEKITSPEGLGMSPKRITISTSGVPKMIKKLADDEAKIKLAVSLHSAIDEVRTQIMPFNATFPLDDLREALEYWYSKTKSRITYEYIVWKDINDTRKDAEALVRFCNYVPCKVNLIEYNPIDDGNFQQASSNATDMYQQILERNGITVTVRRSRGKDIDAACGQLANKSA; encoded by the coding sequence GTGAAAAATAAGAAAAAAGACATACGGGCACTTACAAAAGCACAACTGCAGGAATTTTTTGTGGCTAATGGCGATAAATCTTTCCGCGGAAGTCAGGTATACGAATGGCTTTGGAATAAAGGCGCGCACAGTTTTGAGGCGATGACCAATATCTCTAAAGAAACCCGTGAAATGCTGGACGAGAATTTTGTGATAAACCATATTCGGGTAGACCGGATGCAGCGTAGCAGCGACGGTACCATTAAAAATGCTGTGAAACTTCACGACCAACTCACGGTTGAATCGGTTTTAATTCCAACAGCCAGCAGGACTACAGCCTGTGTTTCTTCACAAGTGGGATGTAGCTTAGATTGCCAGTTTTGCGCTACCGCAAGATTAAAAAGAATGAGAAACCTGAATCCCGATGAAATTTATGATCAGGTAGTTGCTATAGACAATGAAAGCCGCTTGTATTTTGACAGGCCGCTTAGCAATATTGTTTTTATGGGAATGGGAGAACCGCTTATGAATTACAAGAATGTAATGAAAGCGGTAGAAAAAATTACTTCACCCGAAGGCCTGGGAATGTCCCCAAAACGAATTACGATTTCTACTTCAGGAGTTCCAAAAATGATAAAAAAACTGGCCGATGATGAAGCGAAGATAAAACTTGCAGTTTCCCTTCACTCTGCAATAGATGAAGTACGAACACAAATAATGCCTTTTAATGCTACTTTTCCTTTAGACGATCTTCGGGAAGCTTTGGAATATTGGTATTCTAAAACCAAAAGCCGAATTACTTACGAGTACATTGTTTGGAAAGATATTAACGATACCCGTAAAGATGCTGAAGCCCTGGTGCGCTTTTGCAACTATGTGCCGTGCAAAGTAAATTTAATTGAGTACAACCCTATAGACGATGGGAACTTTCAGCAGGCATCTTCTAATGCTACAGATATGTATCAACAAATTTTGGAGCGCAATGGGATTACAGTAACCGTAAGACGTTCGCGCGGAAAAGATATCGATGCTGCCTGTGGTCAGTTAGCAAATAAATCGGCTTAA
- a CDS encoding polyprenyl synthetase family protein, producing the protein MKVISQIKLPVEKEMELFEKKFLESMSSKVALLNRITHYIVNRKGKQMRPMFVFLVAKMVSDGSVNERTYRGASVIELIHTATLVHDDVVDDSNRRRGFFSINALWKNKIAVLVGDYLLSKGLLLSIDNNDFDLLKIISVAVREMSEGELLQIEKARRLDITEAVYYDIIRQKTATLIAACCSLGAASVKPDSDAIAKMRRFGELIGMAFQIKDDLFDYGDEQIGKPTGIDIKEQKMTLPLIYALNNSTKKEKDWVINSVKNHNKDKKRVKEVIQFVKDKNGLDYAVKRMEEFQREALLILEDYPSSPYRESLELMVNYVIERKK; encoded by the coding sequence ATGAAAGTAATTTCCCAAATAAAACTTCCGGTTGAGAAAGAGATGGAACTTTTCGAAAAGAAGTTCCTGGAATCTATGTCGTCCAAAGTTGCACTGCTCAACAGGATAACACATTATATTGTTAACCGCAAAGGAAAGCAGATGCGGCCTATGTTTGTTTTCCTGGTTGCCAAAATGGTTTCAGACGGGAGCGTGAACGAACGTACTTATCGAGGCGCCTCGGTTATAGAGCTTATTCACACTGCTACCTTGGTTCACGACGATGTGGTAGACGATTCTAACCGCCGCCGGGGATTCTTTAGTATAAATGCTTTATGGAAAAATAAAATTGCCGTTTTGGTGGGCGATTATTTACTTTCTAAAGGTTTACTGCTTTCTATAGATAATAATGATTTTGACTTACTGAAAATTATTTCAGTTGCTGTTCGCGAAATGAGTGAAGGTGAACTGCTTCAAATAGAAAAAGCCAGGCGTTTAGATATTACTGAAGCCGTTTACTACGATATTATTAGGCAAAAAACAGCTACACTTATTGCCGCTTGCTGCAGTTTAGGCGCTGCTTCGGTTAAACCCGATTCTGATGCGATTGCTAAAATGAGACGATTTGGTGAATTAATTGGGATGGCTTTCCAGATTAAAGATGATCTTTTTGACTATGGCGATGAACAGATAGGTAAACCAACCGGAATAGATATTAAGGAACAAAAAATGACTTTGCCCTTAATTTACGCTTTAAATAATTCAACGAAAAAAGAGAAGGACTGGGTGATTAATTCGGTTAAAAATCACAATAAAGATAAGAAACGGGTAAAAGAGGTGATTCAGTTTGTGAAAGACAAAAATGGCCTTGATTATGCAGTAAAACGTATGGAAGAATTTCAGCGGGAAGCTTTGCTGATCCTGGAAGACTACCCTTCATCACCTTATCGTGAATCGCTGGAACTTATGGTAAATTACGTAATAGAACGTAAAAAATAA
- a CDS encoding TIGR03915 family putative DNA repair protein: MHPATSLNYDGTFNGLLTCIFISFEEKLSVISINPPDAINIDLFSENIQIITDRMKANRVWKGFKNLASARGQNAVYYAYLSEEPGIELEILKYFQHTFQHKKSIDGDFANPHVLKIAQTAKKVSREKHRMEAFVRFQLTKDTIYFATIEPDFNVLPLIKKHFSTRYSDQEWIIYDLKRKFGLYYNLTTTNIINIDFAKNSGSSEENDYFFDSHEQDFQKLWKNYFKATTIKSRINTRLHQQHVPKRYWKYLIEKNPLHN, translated from the coding sequence ATGCACCCTGCAACTTCACTAAATTACGACGGCACTTTTAATGGTTTACTCACCTGCATTTTTATAAGCTTTGAAGAAAAACTAAGTGTAATTTCAATTAATCCGCCAGATGCGATTAATATAGATTTATTTAGTGAAAATATTCAGATTATTACCGATAGAATGAAAGCCAATCGCGTTTGGAAAGGCTTTAAAAATTTAGCCAGTGCTCGTGGTCAAAACGCAGTTTACTATGCTTATTTAAGTGAAGAACCGGGAATTGAATTAGAAATATTAAAATACTTTCAGCATACTTTTCAGCATAAAAAAAGTATAGATGGTGATTTTGCAAATCCGCACGTTCTAAAAATTGCTCAAACCGCTAAAAAGGTAAGTCGGGAAAAACACCGTATGGAAGCTTTTGTGAGGTTTCAACTTACAAAAGACACTATCTATTTTGCGACGATTGAACCCGATTTTAATGTGCTTCCTCTTATAAAGAAACATTTTTCCACCCGCTATAGCGATCAGGAATGGATAATATATGATTTGAAGCGCAAATTCGGTCTCTATTATAATCTAACTACCACCAATATTATCAATATTGATTTTGCTAAAAATTCGGGTTCTTCAGAAGAAAATGATTATTTTTTTGATTCCCACGAACAGGATTTTCAGAAATTATGGAAAAATTATTTTAAGGCCACCACCATTAAATCCCGTATAAACACAAGGCTTCATCAACAACATGTACCCAAACGTTACTGGAAATATTTGATTGAAAAGAATCCCTTGCATAATTAA
- a CDS encoding putative DNA modification/repair radical SAM protein has protein sequence MMFDRIKEKLEILADAAKYDVSCSSSGSKRSNKNKGLGNSDGMGICHSYTEDGRCVSLLKILLTNHCIFDCAYCVTRRSNDIKRAAFKVQEVVDLTINFYRRNYIEGLFLSSGIFKDADFTMERLIQVAKKLRLEENFNGYIHLKSIPGANDELMYEAGLYADRLSVNIEIPTVSGLKKLAPEKDHADFIKPMEKVKNEIIQYNSEKKLIKSTPKYAPAGQSTQMIVGATGESDREIMLSANHYYKNYNMKRVYYSGYVPIRNDPRLPSLSSQVPMLRENRLYQTDWLMRFYGFNVNELLNQQFPNLDVEVDPKLSWALRNPQHFPVDINRAEKETLLRIPGVGLKSVSKILNARKYQKLNYDHLKAIGVALNRARYFIICNSRGWETRDLDSAKIKSLILRNSVGKFRKEYSSQLSLF, from the coding sequence ATGATGTTTGATAGAATTAAGGAAAAGCTGGAAATTCTGGCCGATGCGGCAAAATATGATGTTTCCTGTTCCAGCAGTGGCAGCAAACGCTCCAACAAAAATAAAGGTCTTGGAAACTCTGACGGGATGGGAATTTGCCATTCCTATACCGAAGATGGGCGCTGTGTTTCCCTGCTTAAAATCCTGCTAACCAACCATTGTATTTTTGATTGCGCTTATTGTGTAACCAGGAGAAGCAACGACATAAAACGTGCTGCTTTTAAGGTGCAGGAAGTTGTAGATCTCACCATTAATTTTTACCGGCGCAACTATATTGAAGGCTTATTTCTAAGTTCTGGGATTTTTAAAGATGCCGATTTTACGATGGAACGATTAATCCAGGTAGCAAAAAAATTACGCCTGGAAGAAAATTTTAACGGCTATATTCATTTAAAATCAATTCCCGGCGCCAACGATGAGTTGATGTACGAAGCCGGACTATACGCTGATAGATTAAGTGTAAATATTGAAATTCCTACAGTTTCAGGATTAAAGAAATTGGCTCCAGAAAAAGATCACGCTGATTTTATAAAACCTATGGAAAAGGTGAAAAATGAAATTATTCAATATAACTCAGAGAAAAAATTAATTAAAAGCACTCCAAAATATGCACCCGCAGGCCAAAGCACGCAAATGATTGTGGGAGCAACAGGAGAAAGTGACCGGGAAATTATGCTTTCGGCAAATCATTATTATAAGAATTATAATATGAAACGGGTGTATTATTCGGGATATGTGCCTATTCGGAATGATCCGCGTTTACCTTCGCTTAGTTCGCAAGTGCCCATGCTTAGGGAAAACCGACTTTACCAAACCGATTGGTTAATGCGCTTTTACGGTTTTAATGTAAATGAATTATTAAACCAGCAATTTCCAAATTTAGATGTGGAAGTAGACCCAAAATTAAGTTGGGCGTTGAGAAATCCGCAGCATTTTCCGGTAGATATTAATCGTGCTGAAAAAGAGACTTTACTAAGAATTCCCGGGGTTGGTTTAAAATCGGTAAGTAAAATCTTAAATGCCCGTAAGTACCAAAAATTAAATTACGATCATTTAAAAGCAATTGGAGTGGCCCTAAACCGCGCAAGGTATTTTATAATTTGCAATTCCCGGGGTTGGGAAACACGAGATTTAGATTCTGCAAAAATTAAATCGCTTATTCTTCGAAATTCCGTAGGAAAATTCAGAAAAGAATATAGCAGTCAGTTAAGCTTGTTTTAA
- a CDS encoding sulfatase family protein, with protein sequence MISKKIFLLFFSLFIISVSFISCKNNTPEKEENRDQETQRPNIVFIMTDDHAAQAISAYGHPVSKLAPTPNIDRIAQNGVKFNNNFCTNSICGPSRAVILTGKHSHENGFRMNGEVFDGSQPTLPKFLKEVGYQTALVGKWHLHGLPEGFDHWNILVDQGNYYNPDFIKGKDTTRIEGYATDIITEMGLDWLRNNRSKEKPFMLMVQHKAPHRNWMPALRHINKYDSIEFPLPESYFSDHEGQVAAQQQLQTIYEDMYEGHDLKMSVAKGSDSLRHNPWKTDFERMTKEQRDTWNDSYRPKNDAFHEANLSGKELAKWKGQRYLRDYLATVASVDEGVGEILDYLEESGLAENTLLVYTTDQGFYLGEKGFFDKRFMYEESLAMPMLMQFPGEIEAGSEINALTQNLDFAPTFLDFANAAIPEDMQGKSLRTLLNNSVSDADFRNAIYYHYYDFPAFHMVKRHYGIRTNRFKLIHFYDDIDEWELYDLKEDPKEMTNIYNHPDYASIREEMHKSLDSLQQEYKVTETEFKTTPEKQVERAYRNFAKLAGEDPDTYPDFKN encoded by the coding sequence ATGATTTCTAAGAAAATTTTCCTTTTATTTTTCAGCCTATTTATAATATCTGTTTCTTTTATTTCCTGTAAAAATAATACTCCCGAAAAAGAAGAAAATAGAGATCAGGAAACACAGCGTCCAAATATTGTCTTCATAATGACCGACGATCACGCTGCCCAGGCGATTAGTGCATATGGTCATCCGGTGAGTAAATTGGCCCCTACTCCAAATATTGATCGCATTGCACAAAATGGGGTGAAATTCAATAATAATTTTTGCACAAATTCTATTTGTGGTCCCAGCAGGGCGGTAATCCTAACCGGAAAGCATAGCCACGAAAACGGCTTTAGAATGAACGGAGAAGTATTTGATGGTTCCCAACCTACCCTCCCAAAGTTTCTTAAAGAAGTTGGTTACCAAACTGCACTGGTAGGAAAATGGCATCTCCACGGTTTACCTGAAGGTTTTGATCACTGGAATATACTTGTAGATCAGGGGAATTATTATAATCCAGATTTCATAAAAGGAAAAGATACTACCAGGATTGAAGGCTACGCCACCGATATTATTACCGAAATGGGCTTAGACTGGTTAAGAAATAACCGATCTAAAGAGAAACCCTTTATGCTTATGGTTCAGCATAAAGCACCACATAGAAACTGGATGCCGGCATTAAGACATATAAATAAATATGATTCTATTGAATTCCCATTACCTGAAAGTTATTTTTCAGATCACGAAGGGCAGGTAGCAGCACAGCAACAATTGCAAACCATTTATGAAGATATGTACGAAGGACACGATTTAAAGATGAGTGTAGCGAAAGGCAGCGATTCTTTAAGGCATAATCCCTGGAAAACAGATTTTGAAAGAATGACGAAAGAACAGCGCGATACCTGGAACGACTCCTACCGACCTAAAAATGATGCTTTTCACGAAGCTAATTTAAGCGGAAAAGAACTGGCTAAATGGAAAGGCCAACGTTACCTAAGAGATTATCTTGCCACCGTGGCTTCGGTAGATGAAGGGGTTGGGGAAATTTTGGATTATCTGGAAGAATCTGGTTTAGCTGAAAATACTTTACTTGTTTATACCACAGATCAAGGATTTTATCTCGGTGAAAAAGGTTTTTTTGACAAACGCTTTATGTACGAAGAATCTTTGGCTATGCCCATGTTAATGCAATTTCCCGGCGAGATTGAAGCAGGAAGCGAAATAAATGCACTAACACAAAACCTGGATTTTGCTCCAACTTTTCTCGATTTTGCCAATGCTGCAATTCCAGAAGATATGCAGGGAAAATCTTTACGAACTTTATTGAATAATTCGGTTTCAGATGCAGATTTTAGGAATGCCATTTATTATCATTATTACGATTTTCCGGCCTTCCATATGGTAAAACGACATTACGGCATCAGGACCAATCGTTTTAAATTAATACACTTTTATGATGATATTGATGAATGGGAACTATACGATCTCAAAGAAGATCCGAAAGAAATGACCAACATCTATAATCATCCTGATTATGCTTCAATAAGAGAAGAAATGCATAAGAGTTTAGATTCCTTGCAACAAGAATACAAGGTTACCGAAACCGAATTTAAAACCACCCCGGAAAAACAGGTAGAAAGAGCCTATCGCAACTTTGCAAAACTAGCCGGTGAAGATCCCGACACCTATCCAGATTTTAAAAATTAG